In Asterias rubens chromosome 15, eAstRub1.3, whole genome shotgun sequence, a genomic segment contains:
- the LOC117300303 gene encoding stonustoxin subunit beta-like gives MFTDKMWSYISGSKTEDSDKEISMSTLGRNMEVGMLYDCCTDRPILGEFPWSREELKVAELSEPSTSLVFIMEDEANDTKKVNYFEADASLQASILSGLVTLGGAAKYLNDSTKMSNLRRRVVTLHYEITTKQTKISITDLTSPNVRNPNATHVVTSVTYGVTVFLVFYEESAITKDSHKNNLSLKANLKVAIAEGIGNEASVESAKNERANLADRQFGCTLYGDFTSELHPSNYKQALKFCRELPKLCETNPVSVRVTVTPLSFFQGKHTSVFKEIDHNLLSEFVNNMSELERMSEKCQTLMQHTACEQFPSYSKLIHKYYQQIVWFTETFKKSVARILPEIRRSGDDKTLQDVVTSKSPFTYDLLNCWINCREKELRDLEGLLENLPGIKVIETLEEFKYAINDPEKENVVCFALPPILSTAETYLNTLKSYRKNPCHVDHNSQDNTDHVDHNLIDNTDHVDHLQDNNDQVDNESLDSTDHVDHNLQDNNDQVDNESLDSTDQVYYDSNDNTDHDVDSLLQGNTDQVDNNFQDKGFGWFALDFKRNAFGFYNENRGVQNNKTSFVVTSFKHKDVETHKNGSVLLFSGGKCKTEHFTPPGGPVILNYGAKGEYFKFSLSWENAEPSEYKIKGYKVTYTSTSSNEGETKEEQYGEEFTTKTRHTIYGLSRNTTYEFQVFTVYPAWTSMGSEKLLYSTKSNLVCTVM, from the exons AT GTTCACAGACAAGATGTGGTCGTACATCTCAGGATCAAAAACGGAAGACAGTGACAAAGAGATTTCCATGTCTACACTTGGACGGAACATGGAAGTCGGCATGCTGTACGATTGCTGCACGGACCGTCCAATATTAGGGGAGTTTCCCTGGAGTAGAGAGGAGCTGAAAGTAGCCGAATTAAGTGAACCCTCAACAAGCTTAGTCTTTATCATGGAGGACGAAGCAAATGATACTAAAAAGGTGAATTATTTTGAAGCAGATGCTTCCCTTCAGGCTAGCATTTTATCAGGACTTGTTACTTTGGGCGGCGCAGCTAAATACTTAAATGACAGCaccaaaatgtcaaatttgcgCAGGCGTGTTGTGACGTTGCACTACGAGATAaccaccaaacaaacaaaaatatcaatcaCAGATTTAACGTCACCTAATGTGCGCAACcccaatgcaacacacgtagtAACAAGTGTTACTTATGGTGTCACTGTGTTCCTTGTCTTTTATGAGGAATCTGCAATCACGAAAGACAGCCATAAAAACAATCTCAGTTTGAAGGCAAATTTGAAAGTTGCAATCGCTGAGGGAATTGGAAACGAGGCGTCTGTAGAGAGTGCCAAAAATGAGAGAGCAAATTTAGCCGATAGGCAGTTCGGCTGTACGCTGTACGGGGATTTCACTTCAGAACTTCATCCATCAAATTATAAGCAGGCTTTAAAGTTCTGTCGCGAGCTGCCTAAACTATGCGAAACAAATCCAGTTTCAGTTCGGGTAACTGTCACTCCCCTATCTTTTTTCCAGGGCAAACACACTTCAGTCTTCAAAGAAATTGATCATAACTTGTTGTCAGAATTCGTTAACAACATGAGTGAGCTTGAACGGATGAGTGAAAAATGCCAAACCCTTATGCAGCACACGGCATGCGAACAATTCCCGAGTTACAGCAAGCTCATTCATAAGTACTATCAGCAGATCGTTTGGTTCACAGAAACATTCAAAAAAAGCGTGGCGCGAATCCTTCCTGAAATCAGACGCAGCGGTGATGACAAAACACTGCAAGATGTAGTTACGAGCAAGTCTCCGTTTACGTATGATTTATTGAATTGTTGGATAAACTGCAGAGAGAAAGAGTTACGGGATTTGGAAGGTTTGCTGGAAAACCTACCAGGAATAAAGGTCATTGAAACACTGGAGGAGTTTAAGTATGCAATAAATGACCCCGAGAAAGAAAACGTAGTATGCTTTGCACTCCCTCCTATCCTTTCTACAGCAGAAACATACCTCAATACACTCAAGAGTTACAGGAAAAACCCTTGTCATGTCGATCACAACTCGCAAGACAATACTGATCATGTCGATCACAACTTAATTGACAATACTGATCATGTCGATCacttgcaagacaataatgatcAAGTCGATAACGAATCGCTAGATAGTACTGATCATGTCGATCACAacttgcaagacaataatgatcAAGTCGATAACGAATCGCTAGATAGTACTGATCAGGTCTATTACGACTCAAATGACAATACTGATCATGATGTCGATTCACTTTTGCAAGGTAATACTGATCAAGTCGACAACAACTTCCAAGACAAAGGTTTTGGTTGGTTCGCATTGGATTTCAAAAGAAACGCTTTCGGGTTTTATAATGAAAACCGCGgagtacaaaataataaaacatcttTCGTGGTCACAAGCTTCAAACACAAGGACGTTGAGACACACAAGAATGGATCTGTCTTATTGTTTAGCGGTGGGAAATGCAAGACAGAGCACTTTACACCACCAGGGGGACCAGTGATTTTAAACTATGGGGCTAAGGGGGAGTACTTCAAATTCTCTCTGTCTTGGGAAAACGCTGAACCAtcagaatacaaaataaaaggaTACAAAGTAACATACACAAGTACATCCTCCAATGAAGGTGAGACCAAAGAAGAACAATATGGGGAAGAATTCACAACAAAGACAAGACACACCATTTATGGTTTATCAAGAAACACAACCTATGAGTTCCAAGTGTTCACCGTTTATCCAGCTTGGACTAGCATGGGGAGTGAAAAACTCTTGTACTCAACAAAGAGCAATTTGGTGTGCACTGTGATGTAA